From Streptomyces sp. 6-11-2, one genomic window encodes:
- a CDS encoding MFS transporter — protein sequence MPSPYRALFTAPGSKGFSAAGFLGRMPLSMMGIGVVTMISQLTGRYGLAGALSATIALAAAVLGPQISRLVDRHGQRRVLRPATLVALTASAVLLFAAHFRWPDWVLFVCAAGIGSVPSLGAMVRARWAALYRGTPQLHTAYSFESVMDEACFIFGPIVSIGLSTAWFPEAGPLLAACFLAVGVFWLTAQRATEPAPHPREHHGGGSALRARGLQVLVSTFVATGTIFGAVDVVTVAFADQQGHKGAASVVLAVYAAGSCIAGVVFGLLRFAGPPARRWLLGICAMAVSMIPLLLVGNLPFLAVALFVAGLSVAPTMITTMALVEEHVPRSHLTEGMTWVSTGLAVGVALGSSVAGWVIDAAGARAGYGVPAVSGAVAVAVGFLGYRRLSRPAPRRGGFVEQHDEREERHMA from the coding sequence GTGCCCAGCCCGTACCGTGCCCTGTTCACCGCTCCAGGCTCCAAGGGTTTCTCCGCCGCGGGGTTCCTCGGCCGGATGCCCCTGTCGATGATGGGCATCGGCGTGGTCACGATGATCTCCCAGCTGACCGGGCGCTACGGGCTCGCGGGCGCGCTGTCGGCCACCATCGCGCTGGCCGCCGCGGTCCTCGGCCCGCAGATCTCCCGGCTGGTCGACCGGCACGGGCAGCGCCGGGTGCTGCGCCCCGCGACGCTCGTCGCGCTGACCGCCTCGGCGGTCCTGTTGTTCGCGGCGCACTTCCGGTGGCCGGACTGGGTGCTGTTCGTCTGCGCCGCCGGGATCGGCTCCGTGCCCAGTCTGGGCGCCATGGTCCGCGCGCGCTGGGCGGCCCTGTACCGGGGGACGCCGCAGCTGCACACCGCCTACTCGTTCGAGTCGGTGATGGACGAGGCGTGCTTCATCTTCGGGCCGATCGTCTCCATCGGACTGTCCACGGCCTGGTTCCCGGAGGCGGGGCCGCTGCTGGCCGCCTGCTTCCTGGCGGTGGGCGTGTTCTGGCTGACCGCGCAGCGCGCCACCGAGCCCGCGCCGCACCCGCGCGAGCACCACGGCGGCGGTTCGGCCCTGCGTGCGCGCGGGCTCCAGGTGCTGGTGTCGACCTTCGTGGCGACCGGGACGATCTTCGGGGCGGTCGACGTGGTCACCGTCGCCTTCGCCGACCAGCAGGGACACAAGGGCGCCGCGAGCGTCGTGCTCGCCGTGTACGCGGCGGGCTCCTGCATCGCGGGCGTCGTGTTCGGCCTGCTGCGCTTCGCGGGACCGCCCGCCCGGCGCTGGCTGCTGGGCATCTGTGCGATGGCCGTGAGTATGATCCCCCTCCTACTGGTCGGAAACTTGCCGTTTCTGGCCGTGGCGCTGTTCGTTGCGGGCCTGTCCGTCGCTCCCACGATGATCACGACGATGGCCCTCGTCGAAGAGCACGTACCACGCTCGCACCTGACCGAGGGCATGACCTGGGTGAGCACCGGGCTCGCGGTCGGGGTGGCACTGGGCTCCTCCGTGGCCGGCTGGGTGATCGACGCGGCCGGGGCGCGGGCCGGGTACGGGGTTCCGGCGGTGTCCGGGGCCGTCGCGGTCGCGGTCGGTTTCCTCGGGTACCGCCGGCTCAGCAGGCCGGCTCCGCGGCGGGGAGGCTTCGTTGAGCAGCACGACGAGCGCGAAGAACGGCACATGGCGTAA
- a CDS encoding D-arabinono-1,4-lactone oxidase — MSSTTSAKNGTWRNWGGTVGARPAREVTPATVEDVAAAVRRAAEDGLRVKAVGTGHSFTSIAATDGVMIRPQLLTGIREIDREAMTVTVEAGTPLKRLNAALAREGLSLTNMGDIMEQTVSGATSTGTHGTGRESASIAAQIRGLELVTADGSVLTCSAKENPDVFAAARVGLGALGIVTALTFAVEPIFLLTAREEPMSLDRVLAEFDQLWAENEHFEFYWFPHTGSTNTKRNNRSAGPEQPVGRLSGWFEDEFLSNGVFQVANWVGRAVPATIPSIAGISSRALSARTYTDIPYKVFTSPRRVRFVEMEYAVPREALADALREVKAMVDRSGLRVSFPVEVRTAPADDITLSTASGRDSAYIAVHMFRGTPYQRYFTAAENIFTAYEGRPHWGKIHTGDAGRLAAVYPRFGEFTALRDRLDPQRLFQNDYLRRVLGP; from the coding sequence TTGAGCAGCACGACGAGCGCGAAGAACGGCACATGGCGTAACTGGGGCGGCACTGTCGGCGCGCGCCCCGCACGGGAGGTCACGCCGGCGACGGTGGAGGACGTCGCCGCCGCCGTGCGGAGGGCCGCCGAGGACGGCCTGAGGGTGAAGGCCGTCGGCACCGGTCACTCCTTCACGAGCATCGCCGCGACGGACGGCGTCATGATCCGCCCCCAACTGCTGACCGGCATACGCGAGATCGACCGCGAGGCCATGACGGTCACCGTCGAGGCCGGCACTCCGCTCAAGCGGCTCAACGCCGCTCTCGCGCGCGAGGGCCTCTCGCTCACCAACATGGGCGACATCATGGAGCAGACGGTGTCCGGGGCGACCAGCACCGGCACCCACGGCACGGGCCGCGAGTCGGCCTCGATCGCCGCCCAGATCAGGGGGCTGGAGCTGGTCACGGCGGACGGCTCGGTACTCACCTGCTCCGCGAAGGAGAATCCGGACGTCTTCGCGGCCGCCCGCGTCGGCCTGGGCGCGCTGGGGATCGTCACGGCCCTCACCTTCGCGGTGGAGCCGATCTTCCTGCTCACCGCCCGCGAGGAACCGATGAGCCTGGACCGGGTACTCGCGGAGTTCGACCAACTCTGGGCGGAGAACGAGCACTTCGAGTTCTACTGGTTCCCGCACACCGGCAGCACCAACACCAAGCGCAACAACCGCAGCGCCGGACCGGAGCAGCCGGTGGGGCGGCTGTCCGGCTGGTTCGAGGACGAGTTCCTCTCCAACGGCGTCTTCCAGGTGGCCAACTGGGTCGGCCGCGCGGTGCCCGCCACCATCCCGTCGATCGCCGGGATCTCCAGCCGCGCGCTGTCCGCGCGGACGTACACCGACATCCCCTACAAGGTCTTCACCTCGCCGCGCCGGGTGCGCTTCGTGGAGATGGAGTACGCCGTGCCGCGCGAGGCCCTGGCCGACGCCCTGCGCGAGGTGAAGGCGATGGTCGACCGCTCCGGACTGCGGGTGAGCTTCCCGGTGGAGGTGCGCACCGCGCCCGCCGACGACATCACCCTGTCCACCGCCTCGGGCCGGGACAGCGCGTACATCGCGGTCCACATGTTCCGGGGCACCCCCTACCAGCGGTACTTCACGGCCGCGGAGAACATCTTCACCGCGTACGAGGGCCGGCCGCACTGGGGCAAGATCCACACCGGGGACGCCGGCCGACTCGCCGCGGTCTACCCGCGCTTCGGGGAGTTCACGGCGCTGCGGGACCGGCTGGATCCCCAGCGGCTGTTCCAGAACGACTACTTGCGGAGGGTGCTGGGGCCGTAG
- the sepH gene encoding septation protein SepH: MPELRVVAVSNDGTRLVLKAADSTEYTLPIDERLRAAVRGDRPRLGQIEIEVESHLRPRDIQARIRAGATAEEVAQLAGIPVDRVRRFEGPVLAERAFMAERARKTPVRRPGENSGPLLGETVQERLLLRGAEKETAQWDSWRRDDGTWEVLLVYRVAGEPHSASWTYDPPRRLVQAVDDEARALIGESDDLGAPEPSFPFVPRIARLPRERSFDRDRDRPALPGQAPEPAEESVGERDTLTSLLEAVPSFRGDLVVPERAPEPVEEPEEDLVAEEPPAPAASAGSAYADVLMPRSVTSHRDRLTGATDRQAEADGVRPGRRAAVPSWDEIVFGTRRKKQD, from the coding sequence ATGCCCGAACTGCGTGTCGTGGCCGTCTCCAATGACGGCACACGGCTGGTGCTCAAGGCTGCGGACAGCACGGAGTACACGCTTCCGATCGACGAACGGCTCCGCGCCGCCGTGCGCGGCGACCGTCCCCGCCTCGGCCAGATCGAGATCGAGGTGGAGAGCCATCTCCGCCCCCGCGACATCCAGGCCCGGATACGAGCCGGAGCGACCGCGGAAGAGGTGGCCCAGCTCGCCGGCATCCCCGTCGACCGGGTACGGCGCTTCGAGGGCCCCGTGCTCGCAGAGCGCGCCTTCATGGCCGAGCGCGCCCGCAAGACTCCCGTCCGCCGCCCCGGTGAGAACTCCGGCCCGCTGCTCGGCGAGACCGTCCAGGAGCGGCTGCTGCTGCGCGGCGCCGAGAAGGAGACCGCCCAGTGGGACTCCTGGCGCCGCGACGACGGCACCTGGGAGGTCCTGCTGGTCTACCGGGTCGCGGGCGAACCGCACTCGGCCAGCTGGACGTACGACCCGCCGCGGCGCCTGGTACAGGCCGTCGACGACGAGGCCCGCGCCCTGATCGGGGAGTCCGACGACCTCGGCGCCCCGGAACCCAGCTTCCCGTTCGTGCCGCGCATCGCGCGTCTGCCGCGCGAGCGTTCCTTCGACCGGGACCGCGACCGTCCGGCGCTGCCGGGACAGGCGCCCGAACCCGCCGAGGAGAGCGTGGGCGAGCGCGACACGCTGACCAGCCTGCTGGAGGCGGTGCCGAGCTTCCGCGGCGACCTGGTGGTGCCCGAGCGCGCGCCGGAACCCGTGGAGGAGCCCGAGGAGGACCTGGTGGCCGAGGAGCCCCCGGCCCCCGCGGCCTCGGCCGGGTCCGCCTACGCGGACGTCCTCATGCCGCGCTCCGTCACCAGCCACCGCGACCGCCTCACCGGCGCCACCGACCGCCAGGCCGAGGCGGACGGGGTGCGGCCCGGCCGCCGGGCCGCGGTGCCGAGCTGGGACGAGATCGTGTTCGGCACGCGCCGCAAGAAGCAGGATTAG
- a CDS encoding sulfurtransferase, with translation MNAIISASDLASALAEPRPPVLLDVRWQLSLATAAGAAPFDGRAAHAAGHIPGAVFVDLDRELASAPGGNGRHPLPDMEVFGAAMRRAGVSADRPVVVHDGGQGWAAARAWWLLRWTGHPDVRVLDGGLAAWEGPLETDVPEPAEGDFVPKPGALPLLDADGAAALARSGVLFDARAGERYRGEVEPIDPVGGHIPGAVSAPTTENAGPDGRFLPAAQLRARFTALGAADGRDVGVYCGSGVSAAHEVLALAVAGIPAALYVGSWSEWSSDPSRPVAVGPDPQ, from the coding sequence ATGAACGCCATCATCTCCGCATCCGATCTCGCGAGCGCCCTCGCGGAGCCCCGGCCGCCGGTGCTGCTCGACGTCCGCTGGCAGCTCAGTCTGGCGACGGCGGCCGGCGCGGCGCCCTTCGACGGGCGCGCCGCCCACGCGGCCGGGCACATCCCCGGTGCCGTCTTCGTCGACCTGGACCGCGAACTGGCCTCGGCGCCGGGCGGAAACGGCCGCCATCCCCTGCCGGACATGGAGGTGTTCGGCGCCGCGATGCGCCGTGCCGGGGTGTCCGCGGACCGGCCGGTCGTCGTCCACGACGGCGGCCAGGGCTGGGCGGCGGCCCGCGCGTGGTGGCTGCTGCGCTGGACCGGGCACCCCGACGTGCGGGTCCTGGACGGCGGCCTCGCGGCCTGGGAGGGCCCCCTGGAGACCGACGTGCCCGAACCGGCCGAGGGCGACTTCGTACCGAAGCCCGGCGCGCTGCCGCTGCTCGACGCCGACGGGGCCGCGGCACTGGCCCGGTCCGGAGTGCTGTTCGACGCGCGCGCGGGGGAGCGGTACCGGGGCGAAGTGGAGCCGATCGACCCGGTGGGCGGCCACATCCCGGGCGCGGTGTCCGCGCCGACCACCGAGAACGCGGGCCCGGACGGCAGGTTCCTGCCGGCCGCGCAACTCAGGGCGCGGTTCACGGCGTTGGGCGCGGCCGACGGGCGAGACGTCGGCGTCTACTGCGGCTCCGGCGTCTCCGCCGCGCACGAGGTGCTGGCGCTGGCCGTCGCCGGGATCCCGGCGGCCCTGTACGTCGGCTCGTGGTCGGAGTGGTCCTCGGACCCGTCCCGGCCGGTCGCGGTGGGGCCGGACCCGCAGTGA
- a CDS encoding VOC family protein: MTEAPEPGVPNGRAPARNRPGTPCRVSLMAHGMAAAQAFYGELFGWEFQPGPSRLDPCVRALLNGREVGGIGQLPPGRRLPVAWTPYLASDDVDLTAETVRLCGGTIGVGPLDAGGIGRLTIGSDPWGAVFGLLRARPHPGAETTGLPGTPVWHELLTYETAGVATFYSRLFGYERKPDGSAGVDRVTLHLDGRPVAAVHGVGRALPHDRGSHWMTYFEVTDTDEATERLVALGGRVLTPARNTARGRMAIVADPEGARFALIQGSR, from the coding sequence ATGACCGAGGCACCGGAGCCGGGCGTCCCGAACGGCCGGGCACCCGCCCGGAACAGGCCCGGCACACCGTGCCGGGTGAGCCTGATGGCGCACGGGATGGCCGCCGCCCAGGCCTTCTACGGGGAGCTCTTCGGCTGGGAGTTCCAGCCCGGGCCGAGCCGGCTCGACCCCTGTGTGCGGGCCCTGCTGAACGGCCGTGAGGTGGGCGGCATCGGGCAACTGCCGCCCGGCCGGCGCCTGCCCGTGGCGTGGACGCCCTATCTCGCTTCGGACGACGTGGATCTGACGGCCGAAACGGTACGGCTGTGCGGCGGCACGATCGGGGTGGGTCCGCTGGACGCGGGCGGCATCGGGCGGCTGACGATCGGTTCGGACCCGTGGGGTGCGGTTTTCGGCCTGTTGCGGGCCCGGCCGCACCCGGGCGCGGAGACCACCGGGCTGCCCGGCACACCCGTGTGGCACGAGCTGCTGACCTACGAGACCGCGGGCGTCGCCACGTTCTACAGCAGGCTGTTCGGCTACGAACGGAAGCCGGACGGCTCCGCCGGCGTCGACCGCGTGACCCTGCACCTCGACGGCCGCCCGGTCGCCGCAGTGCACGGGGTGGGCCGGGCCCTGCCCCACGACCGGGGCTCGCACTGGATGACGTACTTCGAGGTCACCGACACCGACGAGGCGACCGAACGCCTCGTCGCCCTGGGCGGCCGGGTCCTCACCCCCGCGCGGAACACCGCCCGCGGCCGCATGGCCATCGTGGCTGATCCCGAGGGGGCACGGTTCGCCCTGATCCAGGGTTCGCGTTGA
- a CDS encoding helix-turn-helix domain-containing protein has protein sequence MSLGDSWENDDGAAGRRPEDEAGRGVVVAFGQTMKTLRVREGPEREEFGRPLGCSASTTGSFEQGRRIPTPRTIDRAGLVGAARLTQVRVLGQSAVTGRTSGDSAAARAEEAVMRRRWCRRHSTS, from the coding sequence GTGAGTCTCGGGGACAGCTGGGAGAACGACGACGGGGCCGCCGGGCGACGACCGGAGGACGAGGCCGGGCGGGGTGTCGTCGTCGCGTTCGGCCAGACCATGAAGACGCTGCGGGTGCGAGAGGGTCCGGAGCGCGAGGAGTTCGGGAGGCCGCTCGGGTGCTCGGCCTCCACGACCGGGTCGTTCGAGCAGGGGCGACGGATCCCGACGCCCCGGACGATCGATCGGGCCGGCCTGGTCGGAGCGGCGCGTCTGACGCAGGTGCGGGTGCTCGGTCAGTCCGCGGTCACGGGCAGGACGTCCGGGGACAGCGCCGCCGCCCGCGCCGAGGAGGCCGTCATGCGGCGGCGGTGGTGCCGGCGGCACAGCACCTCGTAG
- a CDS encoding thymidine kinase: protein MPELVFFSGTMDCGKSTLALQIEHNRSARGLTGMIFTRDDRAGEGKLSSRLGLVTDAVEVEDGVDLYAYIVDHLSQGRRADYVIADEAQFLAPEQIDQLARVVDDLEMDVYAFGITTDFRSKLFPGSQRLVELADRVEVLQVEALCWCGARATHNARTVGGVMVLEGAQVFVGDVTRSADEIGYEVLCRRHHRRRMTASSARAAALSPDVLPVTAD from the coding sequence ATGCCCGAGCTGGTGTTCTTCTCCGGAACCATGGACTGCGGGAAGTCGACACTGGCTCTCCAGATCGAGCACAACCGCTCCGCACGCGGACTGACGGGCATGATCTTCACCCGTGACGACCGGGCCGGGGAGGGCAAGCTGTCCTCGCGCCTCGGCCTGGTGACGGACGCGGTGGAGGTCGAGGACGGCGTGGACCTGTACGCCTACATCGTCGACCACCTCTCGCAGGGCCGGCGCGCGGACTACGTGATCGCGGACGAGGCGCAGTTCCTCGCGCCCGAGCAGATCGACCAGCTCGCGCGTGTGGTCGACGACCTGGAGATGGACGTCTACGCCTTCGGCATCACGACGGACTTCCGCTCCAAGCTGTTCCCCGGCTCGCAGCGCCTGGTCGAACTGGCCGACCGCGTCGAGGTCCTCCAGGTCGAGGCCCTGTGCTGGTGCGGCGCCCGCGCCACCCACAACGCCCGTACCGTGGGCGGCGTCATGGTGCTCGAAGGCGCCCAGGTCTTCGTCGGCGACGTGACCCGCTCGGCGGACGAGATCGGCTACGAGGTGCTGTGCCGCCGGCACCACCGCCGCCGCATGACGGCCTCCTCGGCGCGGGCGGCGGCGCTGTCCCCGGACGTCCTGCCCGTGACCGCGGACTGA
- a CDS encoding alkaline phosphatase family protein: MTRPFSPDDAATAWGHPEPLAVETAPVPEYGTGSLADLLPTLAAGMGVPRMTAAIGELAPADRACVFLIDGLGWEQLKAHPAEAPYLTSLLGSSRGGTGRPITAGYPATTATSLASVGTGLPPGAHGLPGYTVRNPATGELMNQLRWQPYSDPRAWQPHPTVFQLAQQAGVHAAQVSSPAFQNTPLTKVALSGGTFLGRLTGEERMDVAAEQLAAADRALVYTYYSELDGAGHRYGVDSDTWRGQLMHVDRLVQRLAEQLPPHSALYVTADHGMVDVPFDEQHRIDFDEDWELRAGVALLGGEGRARHVYAVPGAGGDVLTCWREVLGEQFWVASRDEALAAGWFGPRVDERVYARIGDVVAAARDDVLLIASEQEPKESLMVGNHGSMTPAEQLVPLLEVRS; the protein is encoded by the coding sequence ATGACCCGTCCCTTCTCCCCCGACGACGCCGCCACCGCCTGGGGCCACCCGGAGCCGCTGGCCGTCGAGACCGCACCCGTTCCCGAGTACGGAACCGGCTCACTCGCCGACCTGCTGCCCACGCTGGCCGCCGGCATGGGCGTACCGCGGATGACGGCCGCGATCGGCGAACTGGCCCCCGCCGACCGCGCCTGCGTCTTCCTGATCGACGGCCTCGGCTGGGAGCAGCTGAAGGCGCACCCCGCGGAGGCGCCCTACCTGACCTCCCTGCTCGGCAGCTCGCGCGGCGGAACCGGCCGCCCGATCACCGCCGGGTACCCGGCGACCACGGCGACCTCGCTCGCCTCCGTCGGCACCGGCCTGCCCCCGGGCGCGCACGGACTGCCCGGCTACACCGTGCGCAACCCGGCCACCGGTGAGCTGATGAACCAGCTCCGCTGGCAGCCGTACAGCGATCCGCGCGCCTGGCAGCCCCACCCCACGGTCTTCCAGCTCGCCCAGCAGGCGGGCGTGCACGCCGCCCAGGTGTCCTCCCCGGCCTTCCAGAACACCCCGCTGACCAAGGTCGCACTCAGCGGCGGCACGTTCCTGGGGCGGCTGACCGGCGAGGAGCGCATGGACGTCGCGGCCGAGCAGCTCGCCGCCGCCGACCGGGCGCTGGTCTACACGTACTACTCCGAACTCGACGGCGCCGGCCACCGCTACGGCGTCGACTCCGACACCTGGCGCGGACAGCTGATGCACGTCGACCGGCTCGTCCAGCGCCTGGCCGAGCAGCTGCCGCCGCACAGCGCGCTCTACGTCACGGCCGACCACGGCATGGTCGACGTCCCCTTCGACGAGCAGCACCGCATCGACTTCGACGAGGACTGGGAGCTGCGCGCGGGCGTCGCCCTGCTCGGCGGCGAGGGACGCGCGCGCCACGTGTACGCGGTGCCGGGCGCCGGGGGCGACGTGCTCACCTGCTGGCGCGAGGTGCTCGGCGAGCAGTTCTGGGTCGCCTCCCGGGACGAGGCCCTCGCGGCGGGCTGGTTCGGGCCGCGCGTCGACGAGCGGGTGTACGCGCGGATCGGCGACGTGGTCGCCGCCGCCCGCGACGACGTCCTGCTCATCGCCTCCGAGCAGGAGCCGAAGGAGTCGCTGATGGTCGGCAACCACGGTTCGATGACCCCTGCCGAGCAGCTGGTCCCGCTGCTGGAAGTACGCTCCTGA
- a CDS encoding DUF5998 family protein, giving the protein MDGMAKTSTTTQGLRSAIERSGYYPALVAEAVEAAVGGEPIRSYLVHQETTFDQNEVRRHVTVLVLTGNRFIVSHTDEQAADSTSPTPYATTSTESVKLDRISSVVVSRVVANPEQYTPGTLPREVVLTIGWGAVSRIDLEPAACGDPNCEADHGYTGNSTADDLSLRVSEAGDGPETVRQALAFAQSISEATADPTR; this is encoded by the coding sequence ATGGACGGCATGGCCAAGACCAGTACGACGACCCAGGGGCTGCGTTCGGCGATCGAACGCAGCGGCTACTACCCGGCTCTCGTGGCCGAGGCGGTGGAGGCCGCCGTGGGCGGTGAGCCCATCCGGTCGTACCTGGTCCACCAGGAGACCACGTTCGACCAGAACGAGGTGCGGCGGCACGTGACGGTGCTCGTCCTCACCGGCAACCGCTTCATCGTCAGCCACACCGACGAGCAGGCCGCCGACAGCACCTCCCCGACGCCGTACGCCACCACGTCCACGGAGTCGGTGAAGCTCGACCGGATCTCGTCGGTCGTGGTCAGCCGCGTGGTTGCCAACCCGGAGCAGTACACGCCGGGCACGCTGCCGCGCGAGGTCGTGCTGACCATCGGCTGGGGCGCCGTGTCCCGGATCGACCTGGAGCCCGCCGCCTGCGGCGACCCCAACTGCGAGGCCGACCACGGCTACACGGGCAACTCGACGGCGGACGACCTCAGCCTGCGCGTCAGCGAGGCCGGCGACGGCCCCGAGACGGTGCGGCAGGCCCTCGCGTTCGCGCAGTCCATCTCCGAGGCCACCGCGGACCCGACCCGCTGA
- a CDS encoding amidohydrolase, translating to MTRTQQGTHRREVREQALAEVTETVRGRRERLVALSHSLHDEPETALQEYRSAAKIAGLLADAGFTVTQGVADLPTAVVATHGTGDLVVALCAEYDALPGIGHACGHNVNGAAAVGAALGLAAVADRLGIRVKLVGTPAEEDIGGKALLLEAGVFDDVAAAMMVHAAAQDTVGASSLAVGAWDVTYRGRPSHAALAPWEGVNALDAMTLAHTAIGLLRQQLPPGTLVHGVVYEAGQAVNVIPALARARYELRAPTSEQLAYARRRVRACFEAGALATGAELELVPHGHDFADLRQDASMTESYVRALRELGRTPVPQHGELMASTDMGNISHVVPTLHPTIGYDTGGAKQHTAEFARYGKSQGADRAVVDGATALAHVGVELATDAVRRRRLLEGVADRRLHPGGSAAARPPC from the coding sequence ATGACGCGAACGCAGCAGGGAACGCACCGGCGGGAGGTTCGGGAACAGGCGCTGGCCGAGGTGACCGAAACCGTACGCGGCCGGCGGGAACGCCTCGTCGCCCTGAGTCACAGTCTGCACGACGAGCCGGAGACGGCTCTGCAGGAGTACCGGTCGGCCGCCAAGATCGCCGGGCTCCTCGCCGATGCCGGCTTCACCGTCACCCAGGGCGTCGCGGACCTGCCCACCGCGGTGGTCGCCACCCACGGAACCGGCGACCTGGTCGTGGCCCTGTGCGCGGAGTACGACGCGCTGCCGGGCATCGGACACGCCTGCGGTCACAACGTGAACGGGGCCGCCGCGGTCGGCGCCGCGCTCGGCCTCGCGGCCGTCGCGGATCGGCTCGGCATCAGGGTGAAGCTCGTCGGCACGCCGGCGGAGGAGGACATCGGCGGCAAGGCGCTGCTCCTCGAAGCCGGAGTGTTCGACGACGTGGCGGCGGCCATGATGGTGCACGCGGCGGCGCAGGACACGGTCGGCGCCTCGTCGCTGGCCGTCGGCGCCTGGGACGTCACCTACCGGGGCAGGCCCTCCCACGCCGCTCTGGCCCCCTGGGAGGGAGTCAACGCGCTCGACGCGATGACGCTCGCGCACACGGCGATCGGGTTGCTGCGCCAGCAACTCCCGCCCGGCACCCTGGTGCACGGCGTCGTCTACGAGGCCGGGCAGGCCGTGAACGTGATCCCGGCACTCGCCCGGGCCCGCTACGAGCTGCGGGCCCCCACGTCCGAACAGCTCGCGTACGCCCGGCGCCGGGTCCGGGCCTGCTTTGAGGCGGGCGCCCTCGCAACCGGCGCGGAGCTCGAACTCGTCCCACACGGCCACGATTTCGCCGATCTGCGACAGGACGCCTCCATGACGGAGTCCTACGTGCGGGCGCTCAGGGAGCTGGGCCGCACTCCGGTGCCGCAGCACGGTGAACTGATGGCCTCGACCGACATGGGCAACATCTCGCACGTGGTGCCGACGCTCCACCCGACCATCGGGTACGACACCGGGGGCGCGAAACAGCACACGGCCGAGTTCGCCCGGTACGGCAAGAGCCAGGGCGCCGACCGGGCCGTCGTCGACGGGGCGACGGCCCTCGCACACGTGGGGGTGGAACTGGCCACCGACGCCGTGCGGCGGCGCCGGCTCCTGGAGGGTGTCGCCGACCGCCGCCTCCACCCCGGTGGTTCGGCTGCCGCTCGACCGCCCTGTTGA
- a CDS encoding MFS transporter produces the protein MIRGIGSGRGLLATMTVIVVCSGVVQGYLTPLLPKVGHHVGIGSVGQNNLYLLSQVAFAVMTPLLSRLGDIHGHRTLLRACVGMVAGGSLLIAVWPTTATLAVGMALQGAVVGFFPLLAGILRSRAPEHGRVGMSVLVGALLLSIGVGGLVAGALSEAHAVAGLWTAVPFGGLAVTAALVLPDSTAPRGGEFNFRAATLLTLGLVALVLVLAQGETWGWTSSESLVTAVLAVLLLAAWVTVERRSTHPLVNVRLLRDPRLAVISAHTFCAAFGTIGFLAANAVFLGTDPDGTGYGMGLGSQTIALVSLAMVVAGCLGSTATPRLARRIGDRAVLAAVGVIGAAGFLSLIVFHGSLSQYLVGALVVGLATGMFESITRTLSAEVVAETETALSVGLNELALSLGAAIGAAVIGALFVGHQLADGHIALAGHLWSWGVCAGVALLGAVLGLAFRGVPATATGRVGQPLAQSGEPA, from the coding sequence GTGATCAGAGGCATCGGCTCTGGCCGCGGACTGCTCGCGACCATGACGGTGATCGTGGTGTGCAGTGGCGTCGTGCAGGGGTATCTGACCCCGCTCCTGCCGAAAGTCGGCCATCACGTCGGCATCGGCAGCGTCGGTCAGAACAACCTCTACCTTCTGTCCCAGGTCGCGTTCGCGGTCATGACGCCACTGCTGTCGCGACTGGGGGACATCCACGGGCACCGCACGCTCCTGCGCGCCTGTGTCGGCATGGTGGCCGGCGGCTCCCTGCTGATCGCGGTGTGGCCGACGACCGCGACCCTCGCGGTCGGCATGGCCCTGCAAGGAGCCGTCGTCGGCTTCTTTCCGCTGCTCGCGGGCATTCTGCGGTCCCGCGCACCGGAACACGGACGGGTCGGCATGTCGGTCCTGGTCGGCGCTCTGCTCCTCTCGATCGGTGTCGGCGGCCTCGTCGCGGGCGCGCTCAGCGAGGCACACGCCGTCGCCGGACTGTGGACGGCCGTGCCCTTCGGCGGGCTCGCGGTGACCGCCGCCCTGGTCCTGCCGGACAGCACCGCTCCGCGCGGCGGGGAGTTCAACTTCCGGGCGGCGACGCTGCTCACCCTGGGCCTGGTGGCACTCGTCCTCGTTCTGGCCCAGGGCGAGACCTGGGGCTGGACGTCGTCGGAATCCCTGGTCACCGCCGTCCTCGCGGTACTCCTGCTGGCGGCCTGGGTGACGGTCGAGCGACGCTCCACGCATCCTCTGGTCAACGTGCGGCTGCTGCGCGACCCACGCCTGGCGGTGATCAGCGCCCACACCTTCTGCGCAGCCTTCGGCACCATCGGGTTCCTGGCCGCGAACGCCGTGTTCCTCGGGACCGACCCGGACGGGACGGGCTACGGCATGGGCCTGGGATCCCAGACCATCGCGCTCGTCTCCCTCGCCATGGTCGTCGCCGGATGCCTCGGGTCCACGGCGACCCCGCGGCTGGCACGGCGCATCGGCGACCGCGCGGTGCTCGCCGCGGTGGGCGTCATCGGCGCGGCGGGCTTCCTCTCCCTGATCGTCTTCCACGGTTCCCTGTCCCAGTACCTCGTCGGCGCCCTTGTCGTGGGCCTGGCCACCGGCATGTTCGAGTCGATCACGCGCACCCTGTCGGCGGAGGTCGTCGCCGAGACCGAGACCGCGCTCTCCGTCGGCCTCAACGAACTGGCGCTCTCCCTGGGCGCGGCCATCGGAGCGGCCGTGATCGGCGCGCTGTTCGTCGGCCACCAGCTGGCCGACGGCCACATCGCGCTCGCGGGCCACCTGTGGTCCTGGGGGGTGTGCGCCGGCGTCGCCCTGCTGGGCGCGGTGCTGGGCCTGGCCTTCCGCGGTGTGCCCGCCACCGCGACCGGGCGAGTGGGTCAGCCCCTCGCACAGAGCGGAGAGCCGGCATGA